The Cellulosimicrobium cellulans genome contains the following window.
ACGCCCCCCGCAAGAGTGAAGAGGAGCTCAGCGAGGACTCGCTCCAGGAGCTCCAGGCACGTCGCTCCGACAAGAGCTCGGGCGTCGTTGACGAGGACGAGACCGAGGCGGCGGAAGGTTTCGAGCTGCCCGGTGCCGACCTGTCCGGCG
Protein-coding sequences here:
- a CDS encoding DUF4193 domain-containing protein translates to MATDYDAPRKSEEELSEDSLQELQARRSDKSSGVVDEDETEAAEGFELPGADLSGEELSVRVLPRQADEFTCSSCFLVHHRSQLAYEKNGQQICSECAA